The following coding sequences are from one Leptospira mayottensis 200901116 window:
- a CDS encoding sulfatase-like hydrolase/transferase, which yields MFFLFRQKWDDFHSFISESRFRFFFIFLIPSLILFVDLGLRWKVLSQMEVLQWYYYLLSFFYSILIYSLLLFSLAFLSSASKKKAYWSILIFSAFGYSSCIIGSYGYFLYAGIMPNFFVFSYIFQEPFNSWTIFKGGLTISSLIGFLLIFVLIFLSLKVVSANFKPVRFTRSIYSGLLFGVLILTAFFHNNTRFNDQIYVSDTNSISFINRNIYNVLTGDRLGSAGLQSRNKPKLNKSPTPFRKNILIILGESLRRKNMALYGYDRDTTPFLNRWTQNARNESVVVFQNAYSNASSTLISVPSLLSGVSPIQPVSMTHSFPLFWEYGKAAGLSTFYISSHSFRWNNFSGFFRNAGIDFLWNKEISGLGVFNDIGIDDRETVTEFQNQVKLLKSKGRNFAGVLHLNTNHFPYIVPEEFVYFPIGKDTYAPYDNSVRYLDHLLEKVFHFLNEEKLMENTLVIFVSDHGEALFEHNYVGHIESNHIETLAVPMVFFLPEEKNHFRERLKRNIDKNVSNTDLIPTVAEILGVSNQPEIKSYLSKLEGASLLSDLPEGRRIFIANNNETSLYRVGMSYIKGNLHYMLRLNSFPPDEEVYDIRTDPYEKKNLWPGLSLEEKREIRRQLDECGLCYDLYAASGIKF from the coding sequence TTGTTTTTTTTATTCAGACAAAAATGGGATGATTTTCATTCTTTTATTTCCGAGTCCAGATTCAGATTTTTTTTCATTTTTCTCATTCCGTCTCTGATCCTGTTCGTAGATCTCGGACTACGGTGGAAAGTTCTAAGTCAGATGGAGGTTTTACAGTGGTACTATTATCTCCTTTCTTTCTTTTATTCGATTTTGATTTATTCTCTGTTGCTTTTTTCTCTTGCTTTTCTTTCGTCTGCATCAAAGAAAAAAGCGTATTGGAGCATACTGATATTTTCCGCCTTCGGTTATTCGAGTTGTATAATCGGTTCTTACGGATATTTTCTATACGCGGGAATCATGCCGAACTTCTTTGTTTTTTCTTATATTTTTCAAGAACCGTTTAATAGTTGGACCATCTTCAAGGGTGGACTGACGATTTCGAGTCTGATAGGTTTCTTACTTATTTTCGTTTTGATATTTCTTAGTTTGAAGGTTGTGTCCGCAAATTTTAAGCCGGTTCGATTTACGAGGAGTATCTATTCTGGTTTGCTTTTTGGGGTTCTTATTCTTACCGCTTTTTTTCACAATAATACACGATTTAACGACCAGATTTACGTTTCGGACACGAATTCGATTTCGTTTATCAATCGGAACATTTACAATGTTCTTACGGGAGATCGACTCGGTTCCGCGGGACTACAATCGAGAAATAAGCCGAAGTTGAACAAAAGTCCTACTCCGTTTCGAAAAAACATTTTAATCATCCTTGGTGAGAGTCTTCGTAGAAAGAATATGGCTCTTTACGGTTACGATAGGGACACGACTCCGTTTTTGAATCGTTGGACACAAAACGCTCGGAATGAATCCGTTGTGGTTTTTCAAAACGCGTATTCGAATGCAAGTTCTACTTTGATTTCGGTTCCGAGTTTGTTGTCGGGTGTGTCTCCGATTCAACCTGTTTCCATGACTCATAGTTTTCCTTTATTTTGGGAATACGGAAAGGCTGCGGGGCTTTCCACATTTTATATTTCGAGTCATAGTTTCCGTTGGAATAATTTTTCAGGTTTTTTTAGAAACGCGGGAATCGATTTTTTATGGAATAAGGAAATCAGTGGACTTGGTGTTTTTAATGATATAGGGATTGATGATCGTGAAACGGTGACTGAATTTCAAAATCAGGTGAAACTTCTCAAAAGCAAGGGTCGCAACTTTGCCGGAGTTTTACATTTGAACACGAATCACTTTCCGTATATCGTTCCGGAAGAATTTGTTTATTTTCCGATCGGTAAGGATACCTACGCACCGTATGACAATTCCGTCCGTTATTTGGATCATCTTTTGGAAAAAGTATTCCATTTTTTGAATGAAGAAAAACTGATGGAAAATACTCTTGTGATCTTCGTTTCCGATCATGGAGAGGCGCTTTTCGAACACAACTACGTCGGACATATAGAAAGTAATCATATCGAAACTTTGGCGGTTCCAATGGTATTTTTCTTGCCGGAGGAGAAAAATCATTTTCGGGAGCGTTTGAAAAGGAATATTGATAAAAACGTTTCCAATACGGATTTAATACCGACCGTCGCGGAAATATTAGGTGTTTCTAATCAACCCGAGATAAAAAGTTATCTCTCAAAATTGGAAGGGGCTTCTCTTCTTTCGGATCTTCCGGAAGGTCGTCGTATCTTTATCGCGAATAATAACGAAACTTCTCTTTATCGAGTTGGAATGAGTTATATCAAAGGAAATTTGCATTATATGCTTCGTCTTAATTCGTTTCCACCCGATGAAGAAGTTTATGATATTCGAACGGATCCATATGAAAAAAAGAATCTCTGGCCCGGCCTGAGTTTAGAAGAAAAACGAGAGATTCGTAGACAATTGGATGAATGCGGTCTTTGTTATGATCTTTATGCCGCTTCCGGAATTAAATTTTGA